One segment of Gopherus evgoodei ecotype Sinaloan lineage chromosome 20, rGopEvg1_v1.p, whole genome shotgun sequence DNA contains the following:
- the PABPC4 gene encoding polyadenylate-binding protein 4 isoform X2, with product MNFDVIKGKPIRIMWSQRDPSLRKSGVGNVFIKNLDKSIDNKALYDTFSAFGNILSCKVVCDENGSKGYAFVHFETQDAADRAIEKMNGMLLNDRKVFVGRFKSRKEREAELGAKAKEFTNVYIKNFGDDMDDERLKELFSKYGKTLSVKVMTDPTGKSKGFGFVSFEKHEDANKAVEEMNGKDINGKMVFVGRAQKKVERQAELKRKFEQLKQERISRYQGVNLYIKNLDDTIDDEKLRKEFSPFGSITSAKVMLEDGRSKGFGFVCFSSPEEATKAVTEMNGRIVGSKPLYVALAQRKEERKAHLTNQYMQRIAGMRALPANTIINQFQPAAGGYFMPAVPQAQSRPTYYAPNQMTQMRPNPRWQQGGRPQGFQGMPNAMRQSGPRPALRHLAPTGNAQASRGLPAAAQRVGIAAAAQNLAPRPPVTAPAPRAVPPYKYASTVRSPHPAVQPLQAPQPAVHVQGQEPLTASMLAAAPPQEQKQMLGERLFPLIQAMHPSLAGKITGMLLEIDNSELLHMLESPESLRSKVEEAVAVLQAHQAKKEAAQKVGVVAATS from the exons ATGAACTTTGATGTGATCAAAGGCAAACCTATCCGCATTATGTGGTCTCAGCGGGACCCCTCTTTGAGGAAGTCGGGGGTTGGGAATGTCTTCATCAAGAATCTGGACAAATCTATAGACAACAAGGCACTTTATGACACATTCTCAGCATTTGGGAATATCTTGTCCTGCAAG GTGGTGTGTGATGAGAATGGCTCTAAGGGCTACGCATTTGTGCACTTTGAGACCCAAGATGCTGCAGACAGAGCCATCGAGAAGATGAATGGCATGCTGCTAAACGACCGCAAAGT atTTGTTGGGAGATTCAAGTCCCGTAAGGAGCGGGAGGCGGAGCTGGGAGCCAAAGCAAAGGAATTCAccaatgtttatattaaaaatttTGGGGATGACATGGATGATGAGAGACTAAAGGAGCTCTTCAGCAAATATG GCAAGACACTGAGTGTCAAGGTGATGACAGATCCCACTGGAAAGTCCAAAGGCTTTGGGTTCGTGAGCTTCGAAAAACATGAAGATGCCAACAAG GCAGTGGAAGAAATGAATGGAAAGGATATTAATGGAAAAATGGTATTTGTAGGCCGGGCACAGAAGAAAGTAGAGCGCCAGGCAGAGCTGAAACGGAAGTTTGAGCAGCTGAAACAAGAGAGAATCAGTCGTTACCAG GGTGTTAATCTGTACATTAAGAACCTAGATGACACTATTGATGATGAAAAACTGAGAAAGGAGTTTTCGCCTTTTGGGTCTATTACAAGTGCCAAG GTGATGCTGGAGGATGGACGAAGCAAAGGGTTTGGCTTCGTCTGCTTTTCCTCTCCAGAAGAAGCTACCAAAGCCGTGACTGAGATGAATGGGCGTATCGTGGGCTCCAAGCCATTGTATGTTGCACTGGCACAGAGGAAAGAGGAGCGAAAGGCCCACCTCACTAATCAGTATATGCAGCGCATTGCCGGAATGAGAGCCCTGCCTGCGAACACAATCATTAACCAGTTCCAGCCAGCTGCTGGGGGGTACTTCATGcctgctgtgccccag GCTCAGAGCAGACCCACTTACTATGCACCCAATCAGATGACGCAGATGAGACCTAACCCACGCTGGCAGCAAGGGGGGAGACCTCAAG GATTCCAAGGAATGCCGAATGCCATGCGCCAGTCTGGACCGCGCCCAGCACTGCGCCATCTGGCTCCTACTGGCAATGCTCAGGCCTCTCGtggcctccctgctgctgcccagagAGTTG GCATCGCCGCTGCAGCTCAGAATTTAGCCCCTCGTCCGCCTGTAactgccccagctcccagagcagTTCCCCCTTATAAATATGCCTCAACTGTCCGCAGCCCACACCCAGCAGTACAGCCTTTGCAG GCACCTCAGCCTGCAGTACATGTACAGGGACAGGAACCTTTAACTGCTTCTATGCtagctgctgcccctccccaggaGCAGAAACAGATGCTGG GAGAACGTTTGTTCCCCCTGATCCAAGCTATGCACCCCAGCCTTGCGGGGAAGATCACAGGAATGCTACTAGAGATTGACAATTCAGAACTACTGCACATGCTGGAGTCTCCAGAATCCCTCCGGTCAAAG GTGGAGGAGGCTGTTGCAGTGTTGCAGGCTCACCAAGCCAAGAAGGAAGCTGCCCAGAAGGTGGGCGTGGTTGCTGCTACCTCTTAA
- the PABPC4 gene encoding polyadenylate-binding protein 4 isoform X3, producing MPMSTSSSQLMVVCDENGSKGYAFVHFETQDAADRAIEKMNGMLLNDRKVFVGRFKSRKEREAELGAKAKEFTNVYIKNFGDDMDDERLKELFSKYGKTLSVKVMTDPTGKSKGFGFVSFEKHEDANKAVEEMNGKDINGKMVFVGRAQKKVERQAELKRKFEQLKQERISRYQGVNLYIKNLDDTIDDEKLRKEFSPFGSITSAKVMLEDGRSKGFGFVCFSSPEEATKAVTEMNGRIVGSKPLYVALAQRKEERKAHLTNQYMQRIAGMRALPANTIINQFQPAAGGYFMPAVPQAQSRPTYYAPNQMTQMRPNPRWQQGGRPQGFQGMPNAMRQSGPRPALRHLAPTGNAQASRGLPAAAQRVGIAAAAQNLAPRPPVTAPAPRAVPPYKYASTVRSPHPAVQPLQAPQPAVHVQGQEPLTASMLAAAPPQEQKQMLGERLFPLIQAMHPSLAGKITGMLLEIDNSELLHMLESPESLRSKVEEAVAVLQAHQAKKEAAQKVGVVAATS from the exons GTGGTGTGTGATGAGAATGGCTCTAAGGGCTACGCATTTGTGCACTTTGAGACCCAAGATGCTGCAGACAGAGCCATCGAGAAGATGAATGGCATGCTGCTAAACGACCGCAAAGT atTTGTTGGGAGATTCAAGTCCCGTAAGGAGCGGGAGGCGGAGCTGGGAGCCAAAGCAAAGGAATTCAccaatgtttatattaaaaatttTGGGGATGACATGGATGATGAGAGACTAAAGGAGCTCTTCAGCAAATATG GCAAGACACTGAGTGTCAAGGTGATGACAGATCCCACTGGAAAGTCCAAAGGCTTTGGGTTCGTGAGCTTCGAAAAACATGAAGATGCCAACAAG GCAGTGGAAGAAATGAATGGAAAGGATATTAATGGAAAAATGGTATTTGTAGGCCGGGCACAGAAGAAAGTAGAGCGCCAGGCAGAGCTGAAACGGAAGTTTGAGCAGCTGAAACAAGAGAGAATCAGTCGTTACCAG GGTGTTAATCTGTACATTAAGAACCTAGATGACACTATTGATGATGAAAAACTGAGAAAGGAGTTTTCGCCTTTTGGGTCTATTACAAGTGCCAAG GTGATGCTGGAGGATGGACGAAGCAAAGGGTTTGGCTTCGTCTGCTTTTCCTCTCCAGAAGAAGCTACCAAAGCCGTGACTGAGATGAATGGGCGTATCGTGGGCTCCAAGCCATTGTATGTTGCACTGGCACAGAGGAAAGAGGAGCGAAAGGCCCACCTCACTAATCAGTATATGCAGCGCATTGCCGGAATGAGAGCCCTGCCTGCGAACACAATCATTAACCAGTTCCAGCCAGCTGCTGGGGGGTACTTCATGcctgctgtgccccag GCTCAGAGCAGACCCACTTACTATGCACCCAATCAGATGACGCAGATGAGACCTAACCCACGCTGGCAGCAAGGGGGGAGACCTCAAG GATTCCAAGGAATGCCGAATGCCATGCGCCAGTCTGGACCGCGCCCAGCACTGCGCCATCTGGCTCCTACTGGCAATGCTCAGGCCTCTCGtggcctccctgctgctgcccagagAGTTG GCATCGCCGCTGCAGCTCAGAATTTAGCCCCTCGTCCGCCTGTAactgccccagctcccagagcagTTCCCCCTTATAAATATGCCTCAACTGTCCGCAGCCCACACCCAGCAGTACAGCCTTTGCAG GCACCTCAGCCTGCAGTACATGTACAGGGACAGGAACCTTTAACTGCTTCTATGCtagctgctgcccctccccaggaGCAGAAACAGATGCTGG GAGAACGTTTGTTCCCCCTGATCCAAGCTATGCACCCCAGCCTTGCGGGGAAGATCACAGGAATGCTACTAGAGATTGACAATTCAGAACTACTGCACATGCTGGAGTCTCCAGAATCCCTCCGGTCAAAG GTGGAGGAGGCTGTTGCAGTGTTGCAGGCTCACCAAGCCAAGAAGGAAGCTGCCCAGAAGGTGGGCGTGGTTGCTGCTACCTCTTAA